The Chitinophagales bacterium genome contains the following window.
ATGAGCGTCCAGTGGAGCAAATCATCGCTGAAGCGGTGGCTGCTGCCAAAGATGCTGATGTAATTGTAGCAGCTGTTGGCGAAAGTGCAGAAATGAGTGGTGAATCTAGCAGTAGAAGTAGTATTGATATTCCTCAAGCACAGAAAGATTTACTTAAGGCCTTGAAAGCAACCGGTAAACCTGTGGTGATCGTTTTGTTTGCTGGTCGCTCCATGGTGATTACAGAAGAAGCAAAAGAATACCCAGCAATTCTGAATGTATGGTTCCCGGGCAGCGAAGCAGGTTATGCGATTGCGGATGTTCTGTTTGGCGATGTAAACCCCAGTGGTAAACTCAGTGCTACCTGGCCGCAGAATATCGGACAAGTGCCTTTGTTTTATAATCATAAGAACACTGGTCGCCCACTTGGAGAAGGCAAATGGTTCCAAAAATTTCGCAGTAATTATCTGGACGTAAGCAATGATCCTTTGTATCCTTTTGGTTATGGATTGAGTTATACCAGCTTTAGCTATGGCAATGTTGTGTTGAGCAACAATAAGGCCAAGGGTAATCAAAAGATTACAGCAACTGTTGCTGTTACAAATACAGGTAAGACTGCCGGTAAAGAAGTAGTGCAATTGTATATCCGGGATGTGGTAGGTAGCGTAACCCGACCAGTAAAAGAACTGAAGGGTTTCCAGAAGATAAGTCTGCAGCCCGGCGAAACCAAGCAAGTAAGCTTTACCATCACCCCCGAGGATCTGAAATTCTATAATTACGATCTGAAGTATGATTGGGAAGCTGGTGAGTTTCACATCATGGTGGGTGGTAACTCACGCGATGTACAAAAAGCATCCATCTACTGGGATAAATAATGGCTATGCATAAAAATCATTTCCGCAACCTGTGTCTGGTCATTTTGGCCGCGACACAGGTTGTTTGCGTTTCTGCACAGAAATCCAAGACAATCGCACAAAAAGTAGATTCAGTATTACAACTGATGACACTCGAAGAGAAGATTGGTCAGCTGAATCAGTATAGTGGCGATTGGAGTCATACCGGTCCTATCACAAAGGATGGCGATAAGCAATCGCAAATAAAAAAAGGGCAATTGGGTTCCATGCTGAACATTGTTGGTGTGGAACATACGCGTACGTTGCAAGAGTTGGCCATGCAATCGCGGTTGAAAATTCCTTTGTTATTCGGGCAGGATGTGATTCATGGATTGAAAACAACATTCCCCATTCCTTTGGCAGAAGCTGCGAGTTGGGATTTGCCCGCTATTGAACGCAGTGCACGTACTGCTGCAAAAGAAGCTACGGCAAGTGGCATACACTGGACATTCGCGCCCATGGTAGACATTGCTCGTGACCCGCGTTGGGGCAGGGTGATGGAAGGTGCGGGTGAAGATCCTTTTCTCGGTTCGGCTATTGCAAAAGCACGTGTGAAAGGTTTTCAAGGAAATGGATTGGGTTCGCTGGATGCAGTCATGGCTTGCGCCAAACATTTTGCTGCTTATGGCGCTGCTGTTGGCGGTCGCGACTACAATAGTGTGGACATGAGTGAGCGTTTGCTGCATGAAGTGTATCTGCCACCCTTCAAAGCAGCTTTGGATGCAGGCGTGGCAACATTCATGAATTCATTCAATGATTTGAATGGTGTGCCTGCTACGGGCAATCGCTATTTGCAACGTACTTTATTGAAGGAGCAATGGAAGTTCAAAGGGTTTGTGGTAAGCGATTGGGGTAGTGTGGGTGAAATGATTGCACATGGTTATGTGCAAGACAATCGCGAAGCCGCAAAAGCAGCCATTACTGCAGGTAGTGATATGGATATGGAGAGTAGAAGCTATATCCAGCATCTGGCTGAGTTGGTAAAGCAAAAACAAGTGTCTATCGCATTGGTGGATGACGCAGTGCGAAGAATCCTTGCTAAGAAATTTGAAATGGGTTTATTTGATGATCCATTCAGATTTAGCAATGCCGATCGGGAGCGTAAAGTTTGGAATGATCCTGCGCACAAAGCCGCTGCTTTGGATATGGCTCGCAAATCCATTGTCTTACTAAAGAATGAGCAAGCACTATTGCCCATACAGGCATCGATGAAGAAGGTTGCACTCATTGGTCCATTCATGAAAGCTGTACGCGATAATTTGGGTTTCTGGAGTTATGAATGGCCGGATGATTCAACTACTATTGTCACACAGTACGACGGCATTGTACGCAGATTGCCTAAAGATGCGATTGTGCATTATGCAAAAGGATGTAATATCAATGATGCAGATAGCGCTGGCTTTGCTGCTGCTATTGCAGCAGCGAAAGATGCAGATCTGGTGATCATGAGTATGGGCGAAGCCAGAGACATGAGCGGTGAAGCCAAGAGCAGAAGCAGTATTCAATTACCCGGTGTACAGGAGGCTTTGATCAAAGCCATTCATGCAACAGGCAAACCAGTAGTATTACTCATGAATGCAGGCAGGCCCTTGATCTTTAACTGGGCTGCTGATCATGTTCCGGCCATTGTCTATACTTGGTGGTTGGGCACGCAGGCGGGAGATGCCATTGGGGATGTGTTATTCGGTCAATACAATCCCAGCGGCAAACTACCCATGACCTTTCCTAGATCAGAGGGACAAATACCCATCTATTATAATTACTACAATACAGGCAGACCCGCAAAAGATGAAAACAATCTGTTTTATGTGTCGGCCTATATTGATCTGCCTAATTCGCCCAAATATCCTTTTGGTTATGGATTGAGTTATACCCAATTTCAATATGCACCTATGCAGTTGAGTGATACGGTGCTAAAGGGAAATCAAACCTTAACTGTGAAAGTGCGTGTGCGCAATGCGGGTAAGTATGATGGAGAAGAAGTGGTGCAATTGTATTTGCGTGATGTAACGGCTTCAGTTGTACGACCAGTGAAAGAGTTAAAAGGTTTTCAGAAGATTTTCCTCAAAGCAGGCGAAACCAAGGAGCTTGTGTTTAAGGTCAAGACAGATGATTTGCGTTTTTACAATCAGACATTACAGCATATCTGGGAGCCTGGTGAATTTCATGTAATGGTGGGTACGAGCTCAGCACAGGTAGAGACCCGAAAAATCAATTGGCAACAATAACTATTTGCGGCGGGCTTTTTCCCAAATCACAGATTGTTTTCTGCCTAGATAACGGAAAAGGCCTGCCACTACTGCTGCATTCATGAAACAGAAATAATAGGGCACAAAGAAAATTTTACTTTTCATCTCTCTGGTAGATTGCCACCAACCAATCATGGCTAATCCGTAAAAGCCTATTTGCGCAAGTAGCGCTAAACTGTAAAACCAATGTGCATCACCAGCTGCTACCAACCAGCCATTACTTATAAAAGCCAGCAATAAACAGTAAGGCGTGATGGTCCAGCGCAACACACGATGCGAGAGATACATAAAGCTGAAGAGCGGATTGGGATAAGGGATGAGTAAAGACCAAAGTCGTACAAATGACTGAATACCCCCTGCAGATATACGCACTTTACGTTTCCACTCTTCTTTGGTGTTTTCTGATGCAGCTTCTGTTGCATAAGCATCAGGTGCATAAGCAATGCGGTAGCCCTTCATCGCAATACGCATAGAGATCATGAAATCATCCAGCAAAGTGTCTGGCTCAACAGCTTGATACAATGATTTGCGAATGCTGAACAATTCACCCGCGGCACCAACTGCTGAATACAAACGAGCGTCCCATTTTTTCAAAGTGGATTCATATTTCCAATAAATACCTTCTCCAGCTGTTGCATCAGCAGTTTCTTCAATCTTCACACGCTTTTCACCTGCAACCGCACCTGTCTTGGGATTGGTATAATGTTTACAGATGTTTTTCAGTGCTTGCTTATTCAATAATGTGTTGGCATCGGTGAAAATGAGGATATCGGTGTTTGCTCGCTCAATGGCACGGTCAACAGCTGCAATCTTGCCCCTTCTTTCTGCCTCGTGCATTAATTGTATGCGAGGGTACTGTTGGATGATTGCTGGAGAATTGTCTGTTGAACCATCCGTAACGAAAATGCAATGAAATTTATCTTCCGGATAGTCGAGTGATAGGGTATTGGCAATTTTCTCTTCCAGAATATAGGCTTCATTGTAAGCAGCAACAATCAAGGTGATGGGTGGCCATTCAGCGGGCGCTTGTGGCTGATCAGTTGCCTTGCTGATAACAGATTTGATCTTCTGTAAGAAAAACAAAACGATGCCATACCCCAGAAAGGTGTAAAACACAATACCTACAGCTATCCAGAATAGTGTTGTCATAAACGATAACCCAATTGTGTGCTGTGAACAGAATGAACGTAGTTCCACCAGATGGCACGCAGCAGTACTAAGCAATAGCGTGGATTGCCTTCCTTAATGTATTGAAGCATGTTACGCGGCGTTACCAATAGTAAGAAATAAACAAGGAACAAGAGATAGTTGCTCATTGGTGTGTTTTTGCGAATGAATAGTAATCTGTTCCTATTCATAAAAAACACTTTTAGTGCACTGTTCTTGCCTACCGACATAGATTCCTTGTGATAGATCAGTGCTTGCATATTCAGGCCAATGGTATAACCTGCTTTTCTGAATTGTTCGCACCAATCTATTTCCTCGTAGTACAGAAAATAGTTTTCCGCCATCAAGCCGGCTTTTGCTGCAGCATTGGCGCGTACCATCATGGCTGCGCCATGAATAAATGCGGTCTGTCCAGTTAGGTGATCGTACTGGCCGAGGTCTTTTTCAAACTCTCCAACACATTTATTTCTCGCAGTACGATAATTCATTGCAGTGAATCCTGCATACTGTAAGGTGTCTGGTTGGTCGTAATAGCGAATCTTTGGTGAACAGATACCTATGCTTTGATCTGCTTCCAATTGATCAATCAATGTTTGTATTAATCCGAGTGTAAACTCGGTATCATTATTCACCAGAAACCAATAATCACCTTTCGCTGCGCGAATACCCAGATTGTTGCCACCCGCAAAGCCTAGGTTTTGTTCTGACCAAATGAACTGAATATCTGTATATGCATCCTGCCATTGCGGCACAGGATTTTCCCTGCTGCCATTATCCACAACGATGATTTCAATATTGGGATAATCATTGGTGCGATGAATGGAAGCAATCAATGCTTCTGTAACAGCTTTGTTATTATAGTTAACGGTGATGATGGATACTAGTGGACTCATTTTCTTCTGTTTTGAATCCATGTATAAATTTCCCGATAACCTGTGGTGAAGAAATCAAAAAAGTGTAAGCGTATATATTTCTTCACGCAGATATAGCCAAATAAAACGCCAAACAAGAAAGTAGGTATGCTGGCCAATGCGACACCGTAAAGATTCTGCAGCAAGTAGATACCTGCAAAATCACCAATGACATTTATAACCAGCATAATTACCACTTTAATAAAATTCAGTCGTGGCTGATGAATTACATCCAGTGTGATACCCATGAATCGATCAATAGGGAAGAAGATGGCAAAGATCATGAAGATGCGAAATAGATTCGCGGCTTCTGAGTTTACGTATTGCTCACCACCAAGTAAGCGAACGCCGATATCTGCTAATCCTAAAGCCACCGCGGCAACGGGAATCAGTATCACCGTCAATATGCCCGCATATTTTTTTAAGAGCTTGGCTACTTCTGGCTGATTGTTTTCATTATATGCAGCAGATAAAGCAGGCATACCTGTTGCTATAAAACTACGTAAAGGGATTTCGATTATCTCCATCAAACGTTGTGGGATATTGTATACCGCAACAGCTGCTGGTCCTAATAAATAGTTGATGATAAAAGTATCTGAACTTCTTAGGAGGTTGGCACTTATGGTGGTACCTACACTATACTTGCCAAAGTGAAAGATTTCCTGAATACAATCTTTTGTTCTTTGTTTAAGCGTATTTAGGTATAGCCATTTTTTATACACGATATAGAGTACTGTGGTAACTACCCCGAGCACATTAACCATCATCAGATTTTGAATGGTCATTTTGTCCAGTACAATTAATACAAGAATATACACCAGAAACGAGCCCTGATTAATCACGCGCAAATACAAGATTCCATCAAATTTTTGTTCTGCCTGTAATACCCAATGTGCAATAACGAGTGGAAGTGTTACGAAGAAAGTAAGTGAAAACCATTGTATCACCACTTTGGTGCCTGCATCTGTTATGTAAGGAAGTGCAAACAAAGCTGGAATGGTTACTACAAAAGAGATACCTGTTACGATGAGGCCTAAATACCAGGTGCTGCCTACTACATTTATTGCACGTTCCTTACTGGCACCTGCATAGAATTTGATTAATGCAGTTTGGAGAAACCCTGTTCTGAAAGTGTCAAGAAGAATAAAGACAGACATGAAGAAAAACCAAACCCCAATTTCTTCGGGTTTCATATAGCGGTACAGTATGGCAACTGTGAGTACAGCCAATACTGCCATAATACCATTGCTGGCCAATGATAGGAAGTGTTTGTTGCGAATCAGGTTCAGCAGTTTCTGCCACATAAGGTCTTGGTAGCGCTAGCTTTCCATCAAAGTAAATGATAAAAAATCGGAATCAATCCTGTAGCTTTAAATATCTGTTTTCAACTTATTAACCATGTCTTTTTTTAGTCTGCCTTCCTGGATACATCCTCATTTATTTCCCGGTAAAACCTACGCTAACCTGAGTTTAGAGGAGAAGGCGGCATTAAAATCGGCACTCAGCCGATTTAATCACCCTGAGCCGTTGATTTCAGTGATGATACCTGCCTGGAATGAGCAGGATAATATCTTCAGAACACTCTCTTCGCTTTCTGTGAATAAGACTGATGATCCCGTTGAAATTGTGATCATCAATAATAATTCCTCCGATCAAACAGCCCAGCTTCTGGAGGAATTGGGTGTGCAGTCTTGCTTTCAGCCGGAACAGGGAATTATGTATGCACGTGAAATGGGGCTGGCCGTTGCAAAAGGGAAGTATCATCTCTGCGCTGATTCAGATACGCTTTATCCTCCTGATTGGATAAGATTGATGGTAGCGCCGATGAAAGACAATACGGAGATTACAGGTGTTTATGGCAGATATGCTTTTATGCCACCGCCTGGCACAGGACGCTGGAGCTTATGGATCTATGAGGCGGTTACAGGCTTACTCGTGCGTATCAGAAAGAAAAACAGAGAGCACTTAAATATGCTTGGCTTTAATATGGGGTTTGTAACTGCAGTTGGCAGAGCAACTGGAGGATTCAAAGTGCGTGCAGTTCGTAAATTCAATAATGACCCTAACAGTAAAGATTTTACCCTGGTGGCCGAAGATGGTCAGATGGCCTTAAACTTGAAAACAAAAGGTCGGTTACAGATGGTGGCAAGCAGTAAGGCGGTGGTGTATACCTCACCCAGAAAGTTGGAAGCAGATGGTGGTGTGTGGCCCGCCTTCTGGAATCGATTATTGATCCATGGTAGAAATCTTGGCGAATATGTAACAGGTAAATACAGAAAAGATGCTGATCTCTAATCAGCTGAACATTGCCTTGATCTTGTCTAAAACTTTTCGAATTTTCTGAATATATCTGGCAGACTCACCAATTGGTTTGAAGTTTCGCCATTCAGTCATCCTCAGGTATTTAAAAAATTCTTCCTGATACACTTTGCTATACTCATAGCTGGTATACATCGGTTTTCTTGAAATAAAATGGATCAACTCCGGGTCAGGGTTTTCTTCAGAGGCAAAATGATTCCAGCCGCTGTCTAAATGGTACCACCTGCCTCTTAGCACAATATTCGCAGCATATTGGTCGGGATAATTAGCGTACTTGATGTTTTCATGTACACAAGTGAGCACTTGACGACCAATTTTTTCTGCTTCCCATTTTACCAGATCAACCAAATAGAGGCCTGCATTGAAGTAGGGTGATTTGCCATCTATTCCCAATTCCTGATAATTCTTAACACCTCCCCAATCATTATCAAAACTTACAATCCTAGGATCCTGAACTGCAGCAGCGATATTATCGCCAAGATCGGTATGCCATAAGCTGCTGATGTCTTTGCGTACGATCATATCTGTATCCAGGAACAAAGCCCTTTTACGACCCTTTGGTAAGTAGTGTGCCATGAAATAGCGGGCGTATACGGTAATTGGGAAAGTGGTCTTATCAATTGGAAGTTTAACATCTTGTGGAATAGCTTCGCTGATATCTCTCCAGAACAGGCTGAATCCATCTGAGATAATACTTTTCTCAAGTTTCTTCTTGGAAGCGGAACTGATTCCATCGGATACCATGTATACTTCAATGGGTTCACCTGTATGATGGTTTACTTGTATGGACTTCAACAATGCAGCTGCCATAGGCATGAAGTGCTCATCATTTACCAATACGATGGTGATGGGATCTTGCGTATACATGTTTATGGTTTCTGATTGTAAAGGTAATGGCCTATGGTATTGCTTATTTCAGCAGCACGTTTTTCCCATGTATTCTGTTTTGCAACTGCCACTCTTTTTTCGATAAGTGCAGAATTATTTTCCTGTAATGCTGCTTCTAAGGCATTGCTGAATGATACAGCATCGGCACAGTAGGCAGTTGTGTCTGCTGTAAACCCGGCCAGATCTGGATTGAAATCAGTGGCTATCGTTGGTTTGCCTGCACCTAAATATTCAAAGAGCTTTAGTGGAAAAATAGTTCTGCTTACAGCATCCTTCTTGAAGGGTAGTATCGCAACATCAAAGCCTTTCAATAGAGCAGGCAATCGATCGTAGTCAATTCTGCCGGTGAGGTGAATATTCGGGGTATGGAAAAACCAATCTGGTACAAATTCCTTTTCAATAGGCCCTGTAAAAACAAACTGTTTATCAGGATGCATACCAGTTAATGTTTTTACCAGATCATAATCTATTCGACGCTCAATATTGCCCAGATAGCCAATGATCGGTCTTTTGATATTGTCCAGCATTGGGTCGATGCGCAAACTCGGGTCAAGGGCTTTGCTGCTATGATCAATGTCAGCGGCATTAGGTACAAAAAAACAATGATCATGCAGTTGTGACTTTTCTTCCTGTAAAGCTTTACTGGTACAAAAAACAAGATCACTGTTATGAATCAGCTGTGTTTCGGAAATTAGTCCATGCTTCCTATCATAGGGCCTGATGATGGGGTCAACGCAGTGGTAAATACTACATTTTGCCGCTAGCCCTTTTACCACATTAGGGAAATGGAAATTGTAGGAATTGATAAAAATAAATGATTCAATACCCTGGCTGATTAACAATTGCTGTATGCGTTTGCGTATGATGTTTTCATTGTAAGCCAATAGCTTTCTGTACAGCCAACCTTCCGGTAAAAAATTCAGGGATAGAACCGGTGGGGTAATAACAAATCTGAGTCTGCCCTCCTGCTGTATGATGCCGTTGCTTTTTGCATGAAAAAAGGGCTTTCGCTTAGTAATGTCAGCACTATCTTTTAACAGCAAATAGTCCTTCCAGGTTATGGGATTATCAATATAATAAACATCGTTTTCTTTCGAGAGCTCACGGGCAATCGTGATATTGGTAGACTCATATGGTCCATCAAAGCGGGGTAGGCCCAATATGATGATATGTTCATTACGAAGCATGAGTCCGATCAGTGTGAAGTGATGATGCTGATTGTGCATCATCCAATTGTTTGGTAATATTGATAAGCGCCGCTACAAGGTAGAAATATATGTTCATTGGAAACTGAACCAGTGCCTCTTGCGGATAGTTGCCGATATTAATTGCAAAAGCAATAAGCAGCATGGCAAGACAAATACTTTTCAGCATGGGATCTTTGATGCTGAAATAATTCAGAATACCTGATCGAAGTATGGTGAACATGAGTATGCAGAATAGTAATAGTCCGATCCATCCCAATTCTACAGCTACCCTTACATAACCACTGTCTGGAGGAAATTTCGCCAGCATGGATTCTGGTGCAAAACGTTGTCCCCAAACACCTGTAGCGCCGAGTCCCCCACCCATAGGGTGAGATAATATGTATGGTTGTATCTTTTTCTGGTTAGATGCTCTTACGTTGAAAGAGGGATCATCTGCAGGTTTAAATGCGGTTTGAAATCTTTTGATGAGTTTGTTCTCAGTTGGTATCACAATCAATGCGCCAAAACCAATAGCTCCAGCAACAGCCAGCAGGAGCATATTCCTGTTAAAGTTTAATACAATCAACATGAAAACACCGGCAGGAACTAAAACATAAGCCCCTCGGGTGCCTGAGAACAACATCGCCCACAAAAAAATAAAAGCCATTACACTCAATATATATTTCTTAGTCTTGGAGAGTGGTCCCATAATTAATCCAATACAGAGCAAAGCGCCTGCTACCATATTGTAGGAGAATGTAACCGGATCGGGGAAGATGGAGAATTTTCTCCAACGACCATCAATAAAGAATAAATCAATGTTCATAGGGTTAGAGGTAAGCGACCTGAACTCAAATCCTGCTAAACCAATGTACTCTTGTTTGAATGCCCATAGCGCTGCAAAAAGGCATAAGGCAAGCCATAGTTTTAGAATGAACTTTATAAACCCGATTGTTCTGATTTTATACATGAACAAAAAATAGGTGAGCATGAAAAGTGCTACAGATCTTACTGTGTATATCCAGGACATTCTGGATGCTGCATCAGGGTTTAGCACTTGAAGGAGGTTATAGGCAATCCAGATGAGGATCATGACACTGATCGGGTTTCTCAGCATCTGCCAGTTGCGCTGAAACTTCTGGCGAAGTATAAACGCAAGCAATAAGATACCTACCAAAGCATCCATGGTTGTACCTAATGGAAAATCAACATTTGCCACATTAATGACTAACATGATGAAGTATGCTGCAGTCATTAGCAGAACAATACCAGCTTTTTGATAGGTAAGCAGAATGTAGAGTACCAGAATGCCAAAGATTAAGCCAATCACGGCTAAGCCAGGCAGCATCCCATACTTAGCAATACCATAAGATACCCCTAATGCAACAAGCAGAAGTACACTGAGCAACGCTATTGTAAAACCCTTGCCAGATAATTCAAAGCCATGCGCAGCTCTGGCACGATCAATACTGCTCGTGGAATTATCTTCCGTTGGGGGGATATGTATTTTAAAGCCGCTCACTAAAAGAATAAAAGTTTGAAAAAGAAAATGAAAACACTGGCGAAAGCAAGTATTAGTGCAGCATTTTTTCTGCCTTCTTGAAACTTCTGCTGATCAAACTCACTATCACGCTCACTTTCCAAAGATGCAACGGTTATTTTCTCCATAATTGATTATTTAGGTATCAGGAAAAAGTTTAGCACAGCTCTTTGGTCATATGTAACGAGCTGACCATTTTCATAAACCTGGATATCGTAGCCAATGCCTTCCATAAAATCAAGGAAGATTTTTCGCTGAGGGGTGTCCCAAAGCTCGCAATAGATGATAGGCCTGAAGCGGTTAATGATTTGTAAGCCACCGGAAATAACAGCATACTCAAATTGCTCTACATCAATCTTGATGGCATTAATTTTCTCATATTGGTGAAAATCTTTGATATCGTCTAAGCGCATAACCGGCACTGAAAACTGTTCTCCTTCTTTTGGGGTTAGTTCTTTTGGAACGGCACCTATCACATGGCTCAATCCCTGTTTCTTTACATGGTCAATCACTGGTGTAATCATATTGATTCTTCCATTGAGATCGCCTGCTGCTATCGGGTAAACGGTTACGTTAGTTGCGCCAAAAAAGCGAATAATCTTTTTGAGGGTGCGTACATTATGCGGAATTGGTTCAATAGCGGCTATTTGGCTATTCGGTAATTTCTTTGAAAGTGGAATAGTTGTGATGCCAATATTGGCGCCAATATCTAGAACCAAACCATCGTCAGGTATCATATTGACAAAATGCAGGAATTCCTCATCATACCTGGTTTTCCGGATTCGATAAATGCTGAAAGCCGCAAACATGAATAGGTAATTCTGAAAGCCAAGTATTTTTTGAAGAAATATTTGAGTCCAGTTTTTTAGCATGTATGATAATTATTTATACTTATTCAGGCAGATTGCTGTCATTGTTGTGATAGTGTTGAGTGGCTACAGATAGTTTATTCGCTCTTCTGATATGCATCAATGCCAATATCTGGTAAAAAATAAAAACCGGTGCATGCAACAAGGCCTTGTAAATACTTTTATCTGCTTTACTCTCTCTTAAGGCAATATAGAAACTGAGGAAAAAGCA
Protein-coding sequences here:
- a CDS encoding oligosaccharide flippase family protein → MWQKLLNLIRNKHFLSLASNGIMAVLAVLTVAILYRYMKPEEIGVWFFFMSVFILLDTFRTGFLQTALIKFYAGASKERAINVVGSTWYLGLIVTGISFVVTIPALFALPYITDAGTKVVIQWFSLTFFVTLPLVIAHWVLQAEQKFDGILYLRVINQGSFLVYILVLIVLDKMTIQNLMMVNVLGVVTTVLYIVYKKWLYLNTLKQRTKDCIQEIFHFGKYSVGTTISANLLRSSDTFIINYLLGPAAVAVYNIPQRLMEIIEIPLRSFIATGMPALSAAYNENNQPEVAKLLKKYAGILTVILIPVAAVALGLADIGVRLLGGEQYVNSEAANLFRIFMIFAIFFPIDRFMGITLDVIHQPRLNFIKVVIMLVINVIGDFAGIYLLQNLYGVALASIPTFLFGVLFGYICVKKYIRLHFFDFFTTGYREIYTWIQNRRK
- a CDS encoding glycosyltransferase family 8 protein, producing MYTQDPITIVLVNDEHFMPMAAALLKSIQVNHHTGEPIEVYMVSDGISSASKKKLEKSIISDGFSLFWRDISEAIPQDVKLPIDKTTFPITVYARYFMAHYLPKGRKRALFLDTDMIVRKDISSLWHTDLGDNIAAAVQDPRIVSFDNDWGGVKNYQELGIDGKSPYFNAGLYLVDLVKWEAEKIGRQVLTCVHENIKYANYPDQYAANIVLRGRWYHLDSGWNHFASEENPDPELIHFISRKPMYTSYEYSKVYQEEFFKYLRMTEWRNFKPIGESARYIQKIRKVLDKIKAMFS
- a CDS encoding glycosyltransferase family 2 protein; this encodes MSPLVSIITVNYNNKAVTEALIASIHRTNDYPNIEIIVVDNGSRENPVPQWQDAYTDIQFIWSEQNLGFAGGNNLGIRAAKGDYWFLVNNDTEFTLGLIQTLIDQLEADQSIGICSPKIRYYDQPDTLQYAGFTAMNYRTARNKCVGEFEKDLGQYDHLTGQTAFIHGAAMMVRANAAAKAGLMAENYFLYYEEIDWCEQFRKAGYTIGLNMQALIYHKESMSVGKNSALKVFFMNRNRLLFIRKNTPMSNYLLFLVYFLLLVTPRNMLQYIKEGNPRYCLVLLRAIWWNYVHSVHSTQLGYRL
- a CDS encoding glycosyltransferase, translating into MSFFSLPSWIHPHLFPGKTYANLSLEEKAALKSALSRFNHPEPLISVMIPAWNEQDNIFRTLSSLSVNKTDDPVEIVIINNNSSDQTAQLLEELGVQSCFQPEQGIMYAREMGLAVAKGKYHLCADSDTLYPPDWIRLMVAPMKDNTEITGVYGRYAFMPPPGTGRWSLWIYEAVTGLLVRIRKKNREHLNMLGFNMGFVTAVGRATGGFKVRAVRKFNNDPNSKDFTLVAEDGQMALNLKTKGRLQMVASSKAVVYTSPRKLEADGGVWPAFWNRLLIHGRNLGEYVTGKYRKDADL
- a CDS encoding glycosyltransferase, which encodes MMHNQHHHFTLIGLMLRNEHIIILGLPRFDGPYESTNITIARELSKENDVYYIDNPITWKDYLLLKDSADITKRKPFFHAKSNGIIQQEGRLRFVITPPVLSLNFLPEGWLYRKLLAYNENIIRKRIQQLLISQGIESFIFINSYNFHFPNVVKGLAAKCSIYHCVDPIIRPYDRKHGLISETQLIHNSDLVFCTSKALQEEKSQLHDHCFFVPNAADIDHSSKALDPSLRIDPMLDNIKRPIIGYLGNIERRIDYDLVKTLTGMHPDKQFVFTGPIEKEFVPDWFFHTPNIHLTGRIDYDRLPALLKGFDVAILPFKKDAVSRTIFPLKLFEYLGAGKPTIATDFNPDLAGFTADTTAYCADAVSFSNALEAALQENNSALIEKRVAVAKQNTWEKRAAEISNTIGHYLYNQKP
- the bglX gene encoding beta-glucosidase BglX; the encoded protein is MHKNHFRNLCLVILAATQVVCVSAQKSKTIAQKVDSVLQLMTLEEKIGQLNQYSGDWSHTGPITKDGDKQSQIKKGQLGSMLNIVGVEHTRTLQELAMQSRLKIPLLFGQDVIHGLKTTFPIPLAEAASWDLPAIERSARTAAKEATASGIHWTFAPMVDIARDPRWGRVMEGAGEDPFLGSAIAKARVKGFQGNGLGSLDAVMACAKHFAAYGAAVGGRDYNSVDMSERLLHEVYLPPFKAALDAGVATFMNSFNDLNGVPATGNRYLQRTLLKEQWKFKGFVVSDWGSVGEMIAHGYVQDNREAAKAAITAGSDMDMESRSYIQHLAELVKQKQVSIALVDDAVRRILAKKFEMGLFDDPFRFSNADRERKVWNDPAHKAAALDMARKSIVLLKNEQALLPIQASMKKVALIGPFMKAVRDNLGFWSYEWPDDSTTIVTQYDGIVRRLPKDAIVHYAKGCNINDADSAGFAAAIAAAKDADLVIMSMGEARDMSGEAKSRSSIQLPGVQEALIKAIHATGKPVVLLMNAGRPLIFNWAADHVPAIVYTWWLGTQAGDAIGDVLFGQYNPSGKLPMTFPRSEGQIPIYYNYYNTGRPAKDENNLFYVSAYIDLPNSPKYPFGYGLSYTQFQYAPMQLSDTVLKGNQTLTVKVRVRNAGKYDGEEVVQLYLRDVTASVVRPVKELKGFQKIFLKAGETKELVFKVKTDDLRFYNQTLQHIWEPGEFHVMVGTSSAQVETRKINWQQ
- a CDS encoding glycosyltransferase family 2 protein, with protein sequence MTTLFWIAVGIVFYTFLGYGIVLFFLQKIKSVISKATDQPQAPAEWPPITLIVAAYNEAYILEEKIANTLSLDYPEDKFHCIFVTDGSTDNSPAIIQQYPRIQLMHEAERRGKIAAVDRAIERANTDILIFTDANTLLNKQALKNICKHYTNPKTGAVAGEKRVKIEETADATAGEGIYWKYESTLKKWDARLYSAVGAAGELFSIRKSLYQAVEPDTLLDDFMISMRIAMKGYRIAYAPDAYATEAASENTKEEWKRKVRISAGGIQSFVRLWSLLIPYPNPLFSFMYLSHRVLRWTITPYCLLLAFISNGWLVAAGDAHWFYSLALLAQIGFYGLAMIGWWQSTREMKSKIFFVPYYFCFMNAAVVAGLFRYLGRKQSVIWEKARRK